One genomic window of Conger conger chromosome 7, fConCon1.1, whole genome shotgun sequence includes the following:
- the guca1d gene encoding guanylate cyclase activator 1d yields MGNHGSNLDDILAEDMHHWYNKFMRESPSGLITLFELKAILGLQGMSEDANSYVDQVFFTFDMDGDGYIDFVEYIAAISLMLKGEINQKLKWYFKLFDQDGNGKIDKEELETIFTAIQDITRVYETPPEEIVSLIFQKIDVNGEGELTLEEFITGAKNHPDIMEMLKKMMDLTPVLVIIVNGRRKSV; encoded by the exons ATGGGGAACCACGGCTCCAACCTGGATGATATCTTGGCGGAAGACATGCACCACTGGTACAACAAGTTCATGAGGGAGTCTCCGTCGGGTCTGATCACGTTGTTTGAGCTCAAGGCCATCCTGGGTCTGCAGGGCATGTCTGAGGATGCCAACAGCTATGTGGACCAAGTCTTCTTCACTTTTGACATGGACGGG GATGGTTATATCGACTTTGTGGAGTACATCGCAGCCATTAGTTTAATGTTGAAAGGAGAAATAAATCAGAAGCTGAAGTGGTACTTCAAGCTCTTTGACCAAGATGGAAACGGAAAAATTGACAAAGAAGAATTGGAAACAATATTCACC GCCATACAGGACATCACCCGAGTGTACGAAACTCCTCCAGAAGAGATTGTGTccctcattttccaaaagatcgATGTTAACGGAGAAG GTGAGTTGACACTAGAGGAGTTCATCACTGGAGCAAAGAATCATCCAGATATCATGGAGATGCTAAAGAAAATGATGGATCTGACCCCAGTGCTAGTAATCATTGTCAATGGCAGGCGGAAAAGCGTGTGA